The genomic segment GGAGCAGGGACGAAAGTCGGACTTAGTGATCCGGCGGTGCTGCGTGGCAGGGCCGTCGCTCAACGGATAAAAGCTACCCCGGGGATAACAGGCTTATCTCCCCCAAGAGTCCACATCGACGGGGAGGTTTGGCACCTCGATGTCGGCTCATCGCATCCTGGGGCTGTATTAGGTCCCAAGGGTTTGGCTGTTCGCCAATTAAAGCGGTACGTGAGCTGGGTTCAGAACGTCGTGAGACAGTTCGGTCCCTATCTGTCATGGGCGTAGGAAAATTGAAGAGAGCTGTCCCTAGTACGAGAGGACCGGGATGGACAGACCTCTGGTGTACCAGTTGTCCTGCCAAGGGCACTGCTGGGTAGCTATGTCTGGACGGGATAAGCGCTGAAAGCATCTAAGCGCGAAGCCCCCTCTAAGATAAGTTTTCCCGCTCGGTTAACGAGGTAAGACCCCAGAGAGATGATCTGGTTGATAGGCCGGAGGTGTAATGGCAGCAATGTCTTAAGCTGACCGGTACTAATAGGTCGAGGACTTAACCTTAATTTGTACTGTATTTTAATAAATCACTTTTCATTTGAAAAGTGGCTAAGGAATACAGTACCGAAATGCGTGATTAAGGAAACTGAAAAGGCACGCATTTCTGGTGAATAACTCTTTAACATATCGCTGTTCAGTTTTGAGAGAACTTTCTGGTGGAAATAGCGGAGGGGTCACACCCGTTCCCATTCCGAACACGGACGTTAAGTCCTCCAGCGCCGATGGTACTTGGGACGCGAGTCCCTGGGAGAGTAGGTCTCTGCCAGATCCTTATTTAACCCCCGAATCCGAGGACGCTATAAAGCCCTTGGATTCGGCTGTATTCCTCGATAGCTCAATGGTAGAGCAATCGGCTGTTAACCGATAGGTTGTAGGTTCGAGTCCTACTCGGGGAGCCAAATAATGCCCTGCACAAAACGTGCAGGGCATTATTGGCGTTTAGGGCAATATTACATTCCTTCGCCAGTTATTTAACCGATAGGGGTTTGGCGACTGCTACACAACGTGCTGACTCGTTGTTGTATTCAACACTCTGGTGGTAGTGTCATTATCATTATTTGGCTACATTAACTCCGTTCGCGCTGCTCACTGGGTTAGGCCCAGGTTCGAGTCCTACTCGGGGGAGCCATAAAAAGCCTTGCACAACTGTGCAAGGCTTTTTTTGGTCCTTTGATTAAGGTTACTCCAATTTCGATTTTATTTTATGTTTGTGTTATACTGCAATTATGCTGGAATTGAGAGGAGTGCAATAGTTGGAACTAAAAGCGGCAATTGAAAAGCAACGGAGTATTCGTAAATTTAAAGAGGATAAGCTGCCGGGTGAAACCATTGTGGAATTGTTGGAAGCTGCGCGTCAGGCGCCGTCAGGGACAAACCTTCAGCCCTGGCGCTTTATGGCTGTTACCAGCCAGGAGAAGAGAGAGCGGTTAGCCAAATGTACGTATAATGTAAACTTCATTGCGCAGGCGCCCCTGATAATGGTCTGCTGTGTGGATAAGAGCTCTGTGGACACCAAGGGGCAGAGGGTTAAAGAATTACGGGAAAGCGGGGCATTTGCAGGCACTGATTTGGAGAAGATGACCGGCAAGGATTACGCTAAAAAAAGACCGCGGGATGATGCGGCAAACCTTGCGTATCTTAGTCTCAATGCGGCTATTGCTATTGAGCACATGGTATTAAGAGCCGTTGATTTGGGGCTTGGCAGCTGCTGGGTAATGTTGTTTAGTCAGCGTCGTGTCAAAGAGCTGCTGGAGCTGCCTGAATCACTGCATGTGGTGGCGCTGCTGCCTGTTGGATATTCGGCGCAGGATCCAAAACCGCGGCCACGTCTGGCAATTGATGAGATTTATCTGGGAGAGGTTTAGGTGGCCGACTGGAGTGGGTCAGTTTGTCTGT from the Dethiobacter alkaliphilus AHT 1 genome contains:
- a CDS encoding nitroreductase family protein produces the protein MELKAAIEKQRSIRKFKEDKLPGETIVELLEAARQAPSGTNLQPWRFMAVTSQEKRERLAKCTYNVNFIAQAPLIMVCCVDKSSVDTKGQRVKELRESGAFAGTDLEKMTGKDYAKKRPRDDAANLAYLSLNAAIAIEHMVLRAVDLGLGSCWVMLFSQRRVKELLELPESLHVVALLPVGYSAQDPKPRPRLAIDEIYLGEV